Proteins encoded together in one Chitinophaga sp. LS1 window:
- a CDS encoding cupin-like domain-containing protein — protein MHLKPVNIVSGYSREQFTSEFVTPGIPALIKDFILPESQEILTKWNYDYFKKEAGDTLVAVHEKENAHLDKATSQAGNTMKFGDYLDLIAAAPTESRLFLFNLLRERPDIRKELQVRKLADNLLTWLPFLFFGGEGSSVRYHYDIDMSHVFLTQLHGVKRVWLFPNDQANLLYRLPWNFHGLADLR, from the coding sequence ATGCATCTGAAACCAGTAAACATAGTCAGCGGCTATAGCCGGGAACAATTCACTTCCGAATTTGTAACACCCGGCATACCAGCGTTGATTAAGGACTTTATTTTACCGGAGAGCCAGGAAATATTGACAAAATGGAACTATGATTATTTTAAGAAAGAAGCCGGTGATACATTGGTTGCAGTGCATGAAAAAGAGAATGCGCACCTGGACAAGGCCACCAGTCAGGCTGGGAATACAATGAAGTTTGGGGATTACCTCGATCTGATAGCAGCCGCACCTACTGAAAGCCGGTTATTTCTTTTCAACCTGCTGCGCGAAAGACCGGATATCCGGAAGGAGCTGCAGGTACGAAAGCTGGCAGACAATCTGCTGACCTGGTTGCCGTTCCTGTTCTTTGGTGGTGAGGGATCATCTGTGCGATACCATTACGATATCGATATGTCGCATGTATTTCTCACACAATTGCATGGTGTAAAACGGGTATGGCTTTTCCCGAACGATCAGGCAAACCTGTTATATCGTTTACCCTGGAACTTTCATGGACTGGCGGACCTGCGGTAG
- a CDS encoding family 43 glycosylhydrolase, whose translation MKSIIRLCILLCVFACNAQQKTTFHNPLLSSGPDPWVTYKDGYYYYMHTVGNHLELWKTANMARLEDAPHKSIWTPPATGPYSKDIWAPEIHFLQGKWYIYFCADGGDNQNHRIYVLENSSPDPMAGTWEMKGKVADPSDKWAIDASVFEHEQKLYMIWSGWEGDNNGEQDIYIAEMKDPLTITGPRVRLSRPVYDWEKFGDLNDPNLPHVNVNEGPEILKHGNKLFLFYSASACWTDYYALGMLVTDGNSNLLDTASWKKHATPMFLQSPETGVYAPGHNSFFTTPDGKQNWILYHANDHAGDGCGNRRSPRMQSFTWDKDGMPVLGKPVSVKTELRVP comes from the coding sequence ATGAAATCTATTATCCGGCTTTGTATCCTGCTCTGTGTCTTTGCCTGCAATGCACAGCAGAAAACCACCTTTCACAACCCCCTCCTGTCTTCCGGGCCTGATCCCTGGGTAACGTACAAAGATGGGTATTACTACTACATGCATACCGTAGGCAATCACCTGGAGCTCTGGAAAACGGCTAATATGGCAAGACTGGAAGATGCCCCTCACAAAAGCATCTGGACACCGCCTGCTACCGGACCTTATTCAAAAGACATCTGGGCGCCGGAAATCCACTTCCTGCAGGGCAAATGGTATATCTATTTTTGTGCGGATGGGGGCGACAACCAAAATCACCGCATTTATGTGCTGGAAAACAGTTCTCCCGATCCTATGGCAGGTACCTGGGAAATGAAAGGGAAGGTGGCCGATCCTTCCGATAAGTGGGCCATTGATGCGTCTGTATTTGAGCACGAACAAAAGTTGTATATGATCTGGTCTGGTTGGGAAGGGGATAACAATGGAGAGCAGGACATCTATATCGCAGAAATGAAGGATCCTCTCACGATCACGGGCCCACGGGTGCGACTATCCCGCCCTGTCTATGACTGGGAGAAATTTGGTGACCTGAATGATCCGAACCTGCCACACGTCAATGTAAATGAGGGGCCGGAGATCCTGAAGCATGGTAATAAGCTGTTCCTGTTTTACAGTGCATCTGCCTGTTGGACAGATTATTATGCATTAGGTATGCTGGTAACGGATGGGAACAGTAACCTCCTGGATACCGCCAGCTGGAAGAAGCATGCAACGCCAATGTTCCTGCAATCACCTGAAACCGGAGTGTATGCACCGGGGCACAATTCCTTTTTTACAACTCCTGACGGCAAGCAAAACTGGATCTTGTATCATGCCAATGATCATGCAGGAGATGGGTGCGGAAACAGGCGTTCCCCCCGTATGCAATCCTTCACCTGGGACAAGGATGGGATGCCTGTTTTGGGCAAACCAGTGTCTGTAAAGACAGAATTACGAGTGCCTTAA
- a CDS encoding RagB/SusD family nutrient uptake outer membrane protein, with product MRKYLLIISAALVFVFGCKKDADFLQTDPSNILTDETVWKSESLVLSVLADLYNRYVDQQTITNWAEYTNFDEAFPSQASEYWRVQQIDYPYDWWNLWDYGQMRDLNLFIQKCTAATALSEDARTRFLGEARFLRAALYFEEVKRMGGVPLITEPMTYDFSGDPTYLQHARAKESEIYDFVIAEMDTIKTMLPDDPATQSRATKGVALAMQARAALYAASIAKYGAGTPSVATAGGEVGIPADKAAGYYQKALAAAQEIINGGKYSLYQKKAEDLQDNFAATFYDKSNNPEVIFAQDFKLKSGKVQGWTIANQPWSSAEEQQGGRVNPSLNLAEQFEKLDNTYAPFATNSGSDYIYYENPGDIFAGRDARLGGTIMLPGSKFKGKDLDIWAGIMYWNNGAYSIISGDTYGEIGNIPGGPTGVQIVGTDGPIDGKEYSAQTGFLVRKFMDPAVGSGQLGTQSEVWWVRYRYAEVLLNAAEAAFELNQPAVAAGYMNTVRARAGLTTPLTAADITFDRIVHERKVELAFEGHEMFDNKRWRLAHKVWNGESISASEVVSNIGKADKINTQIYGLWPYKIYNPGSANDGKYVFKVVKSANVTAAHRFNLGNYYSSISADILSNNPKLVKNPNQ from the coding sequence ATGAGAAAATATCTGTTAATCATATCAGCAGCCCTTGTGTTTGTGTTTGGTTGTAAAAAGGATGCTGACTTCCTGCAAACTGACCCTTCCAATATTCTGACAGACGAAACCGTGTGGAAAAGTGAAAGTCTGGTATTGTCAGTATTGGCTGATCTCTATAACCGTTATGTAGATCAACAAACTATAACCAACTGGGCTGAGTATACGAATTTTGACGAAGCATTCCCTTCTCAGGCCAGTGAATACTGGCGTGTACAGCAGATCGACTATCCTTATGACTGGTGGAATCTGTGGGATTATGGCCAGATGCGTGACCTGAATCTCTTTATTCAGAAGTGTACTGCAGCTACTGCCTTAAGTGAAGATGCACGTACCCGTTTTTTAGGTGAAGCCCGTTTCCTGCGTGCTGCACTGTATTTTGAAGAAGTAAAACGTATGGGTGGTGTTCCTTTGATCACCGAGCCTATGACTTACGACTTTAGTGGTGATCCTACCTATCTGCAACATGCAAGAGCAAAAGAATCTGAAATATATGATTTCGTGATTGCAGAAATGGATACCATCAAAACGATGTTACCTGATGATCCTGCCACACAATCAAGAGCTACCAAAGGTGTAGCATTGGCAATGCAGGCCAGAGCAGCTTTGTATGCCGCTTCTATTGCAAAATATGGCGCAGGTACACCATCTGTAGCCACTGCCGGGGGCGAAGTAGGTATACCTGCTGATAAGGCAGCGGGCTACTATCAGAAAGCACTGGCGGCCGCACAGGAGATTATTAATGGTGGTAAGTATTCCCTTTATCAGAAGAAAGCGGAAGATCTGCAGGACAACTTCGCAGCCACTTTTTATGATAAGTCAAACAACCCGGAAGTCATCTTCGCACAGGATTTCAAATTGAAAAGCGGAAAGGTACAGGGATGGACTATTGCTAACCAGCCATGGTCTTCAGCTGAAGAGCAACAGGGTGGTCGTGTTAATCCTTCCCTTAACCTCGCTGAGCAGTTTGAAAAACTGGATAACACATATGCACCGTTTGCTACTAACTCAGGCAGCGACTATATCTACTACGAGAATCCGGGTGACATTTTCGCTGGCAGAGATGCAAGATTAGGGGGCACTATTATGCTGCCTGGTTCTAAATTCAAAGGCAAGGACCTGGATATCTGGGCTGGTATCATGTATTGGAATAATGGTGCTTACAGCATCATCAGCGGTGATACTTATGGTGAAATCGGTAACATTCCCGGTGGCCCTACAGGCGTGCAGATAGTAGGTACCGATGGTCCTATCGATGGTAAAGAATATTCTGCACAGACAGGTTTCCTGGTACGTAAGTTCATGGATCCTGCAGTAGGTTCCGGACAGCTGGGTACACAAAGTGAGGTTTGGTGGGTACGCTACCGTTATGCAGAAGTGTTGCTGAATGCAGCAGAAGCGGCTTTCGAACTGAATCAGCCTGCTGTAGCAGCTGGTTATATGAACACTGTGCGTGCAAGAGCAGGACTGACGACACCACTGACTGCTGCTGACATCACCTTTGACAGGATCGTACATGAAAGGAAAGTAGAACTGGCATTTGAAGGTCACGAAATGTTTGATAACAAACGCTGGCGCCTGGCCCATAAAGTCTGGAATGGTGAAAGCATCAGTGCAAGCGAAGTGGTATCCAACATTGGTAAAGCTGATAAAATAAATACCCAGATTTATGGTCTCTGGCCTTACAAGATTTATAATCCAGGTAGTGCAAATGATGGTAAATATGTGTTCAAAGTGGTGAAATCTGCTAACGTAACTGCCGCACACCGTTTCAACCTGGGTAATTATTACTCTTCTATCTCAGCAGACATTCTGAGTAATAATCCTAAGCTGGTAAAGAATCCTAATCAGTAA
- a CDS encoding response regulator transcription factor translates to MKHKILLVEDEADLGNVVKQYLELMDFDVDWQQNGRTALDLFEKSPNAYHILLIDVNLPGLNGFELAEQIIRLNNHVPFLFLTARGDKNDRLSGLKIGADDYVVKPFDVDELVLRIRNIIKRKQPVVSAEPAQQSVINIGTTHLFVDSLKLVTEQGEEIILTPRECDLLVLFFNNVNRVLKREEILTKVWGSNDYFVGRSLDVFISRFRKYFQHNINISIKNVYGIGFVFNVK, encoded by the coding sequence ATGAAACACAAAATTCTGTTAGTAGAGGATGAAGCAGACCTCGGAAACGTTGTAAAACAATACCTGGAATTAATGGATTTTGATGTGGACTGGCAACAAAATGGCCGGACCGCCCTGGACCTGTTTGAGAAATCGCCCAATGCCTATCACATTCTCCTCATAGATGTAAACCTCCCCGGATTGAATGGATTCGAACTGGCGGAACAGATCATTAGGCTCAACAATCATGTCCCCTTCCTTTTCCTAACGGCAAGAGGGGACAAGAATGACCGGCTGAGCGGATTGAAGATAGGTGCAGATGATTATGTCGTCAAACCCTTTGATGTAGATGAACTGGTACTGCGCATCCGTAACATCATCAAGAGAAAGCAACCTGTTGTGAGCGCAGAACCAGCTCAACAGAGTGTGATCAATATAGGGACGACCCACCTCTTTGTAGATTCACTGAAGCTGGTGACGGAGCAGGGAGAAGAGATCATTCTCACTCCAAGAGAGTGCGATTTGCTGGTATTGTTCTTTAACAATGTAAATCGTGTATTGAAGCGGGAAGAGATCCTCACTAAAGTATGGGGCTCCAACGACTACTTTGTAGGCCGTAGCCTCGACGTATTCATTTCACGTTTTAGAAAGTATTTCCAACATAATATTAATATCAGTATCAAGAATGTATATGGTATTGGTTTCGTATTTAATGTGAAATAG
- a CDS encoding HAMP domain-containing sensor histidine kinase, whose product MNRKTRLGFKLAIERIYLSFRNYYMRHPVKVYITSSVICFIVLAIVQIMLVYNTYDLLNRRFYYEKKGRINERYTKAIINDHVFPGGKDIIDGLLTPQYHELEKLYKAGDTARFNRTSQIMLRNVFNTLINKQNADALLRDIKLKEGIHDSLRYLLVVSRIDLQFADLKYVNIYDKRKKYPLIDDAIQTPKGIKIFGDLANPDEQSQIIGLFVSDPKPYTYAISFSLYADPYNRRQVVFKQMQGILTMSLLSVLAIIILFFITLRNWIKQKHIADVKTDFINNITHEFHTPLSAIMVANKNIQNERVLENKTAIRSLSDIIERQSQRLKLLIGQVLDIATIDNLYVQKGPEDLNVLISEILTDFSIKFPSDNLQLSFIPGPETIIVDADSFHFTTLLLNLLDNAVKYNLQVVKHIQVSTMETETDIQISISDNGIGMDKETIRYIFDKFYRNQKDLTQNAKGLGLGLHYVKQCIDAHQWTVKVDSEPGMGSTFVIIIPK is encoded by the coding sequence ATGAACAGAAAAACGCGGTTGGGGTTTAAACTGGCGATTGAAAGAATATATTTGTCTTTCAGGAATTATTACATGAGGCATCCGGTTAAGGTTTACATCACTTCTTCAGTCATCTGTTTCATTGTATTGGCAATAGTCCAGATCATGTTAGTATACAATACCTATGATCTGCTAAACAGAAGATTCTACTATGAAAAGAAAGGACGTATCAATGAACGTTATACAAAAGCTATCATCAACGACCACGTCTTTCCAGGTGGAAAAGATATTATTGATGGCCTGTTAACACCGCAATACCACGAACTCGAAAAACTTTACAAAGCTGGTGATACCGCCCGCTTCAATCGCACATCCCAGATAATGCTCCGGAATGTTTTCAATACTCTCATCAACAAACAAAATGCAGATGCACTGCTGAGAGATATCAAACTCAAAGAAGGCATTCACGATTCACTCAGGTACCTGCTTGTTGTATCTCGCATTGACCTGCAGTTCGCTGATCTGAAATACGTAAACATCTATGACAAACGAAAAAAATACCCGCTCATAGACGATGCTATTCAAACACCCAAAGGGATTAAAATATTCGGCGACCTGGCTAACCCCGATGAGCAAAGTCAGATCATTGGTCTCTTTGTATCTGATCCAAAACCGTATACTTACGCCATTAGTTTTTCACTCTACGCCGATCCATACAACCGCCGGCAGGTAGTGTTCAAGCAAATGCAGGGCATCCTCACCATGAGCCTGCTCTCGGTATTGGCTATCATCATCCTGTTCTTCATCACACTCCGCAACTGGATCAAACAGAAGCATATTGCCGATGTAAAAACAGATTTCATCAACAATATCACCCATGAGTTCCATACACCACTCTCCGCCATCATGGTGGCCAATAAGAACATTCAGAACGAACGGGTGCTGGAAAATAAAACCGCTATCCGCTCCCTCTCCGACATCATAGAGCGGCAATCGCAACGATTGAAGCTACTGATCGGCCAGGTGCTGGACATTGCTACCATCGATAATTTATACGTACAGAAAGGCCCTGAAGACTTGAATGTGCTGATCAGTGAGATACTCACCGACTTTAGTATCAAGTTCCCTTCAGACAACCTTCAACTGTCTTTTATCCCTGGCCCGGAAACAATTATAGTCGATGCAGACAGTTTTCATTTTACCACCCTGCTGCTCAATCTCCTCGATAACGCAGTGAAATATAACCTGCAGGTGGTAAAACATATACAGGTCTCCACCATGGAAACAGAAACTGATATACAGATCTCGATCAGTGATAATGGAATTGGTATGGATAAAGAAACAATCCGTTATATCTTTGACAAGTTCTACCGAAATCAGAAAGATCTGACGCAAAATGCCAAGGGTTTGGGACTTGGCCTGCATTATGTAAAGCAATGCATAGATGCCCACCAATGGACAGTAAAAGTGGACAGCGAGCCTGGCATGGGAAGTACATTTGTAATCATTATACCTAAGTGA
- a CDS encoding DUF3823 domain-containing protein — protein sequence MFRRKYITGLLIAMTAFACKKDNYDEPKTIFKGSITYQGEAINVASLAVYFELWEPGWGKSGAIAVQIQEDGSFSSLLFNGNYKLIIPAGQGPFRSVTNNATNSDTIPLNLTGSTTMNIEVMPYYMIRNQQIAKSGTTAAATFKLEQIITDANARSIENVYLYLNQTTIVDQSNYKVRTALAGSSITDLNNVAMSVDIPASMSSVGTTGAQNYAYARIGVKIAGVEDLLYSTIVKIDL from the coding sequence ATGTTTCGTAGAAAATATATCACCGGTCTATTGATTGCCATGACTGCATTTGCATGCAAGAAGGATAATTATGATGAACCAAAGACTATCTTCAAGGGTAGTATCACTTACCAGGGAGAAGCCATTAATGTTGCTTCGCTGGCTGTATATTTTGAACTATGGGAACCAGGTTGGGGTAAGAGCGGCGCGATTGCGGTGCAGATTCAGGAAGATGGTTCTTTCTCTTCCCTCTTGTTTAACGGTAATTATAAACTGATTATCCCTGCTGGTCAGGGGCCATTCAGATCAGTGACAAATAACGCTACTAATAGTGACACTATTCCGCTGAACCTGACTGGCAGCACGACCATGAATATTGAGGTAATGCCTTATTACATGATCCGTAACCAGCAGATTGCAAAAAGTGGTACGACAGCAGCAGCTACTTTTAAACTGGAACAGATTATCACGGATGCGAATGCCAGAAGCATTGAAAACGTGTATCTTTATCTGAACCAGACGACCATCGTAGATCAAAGCAATTATAAAGTGCGGACTGCGCTGGCTGGCAGCAGTATTACTGATCTGAATAACGTAGCCATGTCTGTAGACATACCAGCTTCTATGTCATCAGTAGGTACCACGGGCGCTCAGAATTATGCATATGCAAGGATTGGGGTGAAGATTGCCGGTGTGGAAGATCTGCTTTATTCTACTATAGTTAAAATTGACCTTTAA
- a CDS encoding phytoene desaturase family protein, producing the protein MNKQAYDAIVVGAGPNGLAAAITLQQQGIQVLLLEGRDTIGGGLRSKELTLPGFVHDVCSAIHPLAAGSPFFRTLPLADYGLKFLQPEVAAAHPFDDGTAAVLNRSLDETAKGLGIDEHKYHQLMDPVVRDWPALAPALLGPLAFPKHPGAMARFGLKALLPAKTLANRFQGKAARGLFAGMAAHAIQPLTNLTTAAIGMVLLANGHLQGWPAPQGGSQAIADALAAYFESIGGEIQTNTYVRSLNDLPPARTILLDVTPKQLLEIAGDKIKGLYKYQLQRYRYGMGVFKIDWALDGPIPFVNEHCRKAGTLHLGNTLEEITANEQLTSKGHHPDNPFVLLAQQSIFDPTRAPEGKHTAWAYCHVPHGSIVDMTAQIENQVERFAPGFRDRIIGRHTMNTRQMEDYNPNYIGGDINGGILDITQLYTRPAIRLSPYSTPAKGIYVCSSATPPGGGVHGMCGYHAAKKSLKDIFNIY; encoded by the coding sequence ATGAACAAACAGGCATATGATGCAATCGTAGTAGGTGCAGGCCCCAACGGCCTGGCGGCAGCTATCACCCTGCAACAACAGGGTATACAGGTATTGCTGCTGGAAGGTCGTGATACCATTGGGGGCGGTCTCCGTTCCAAAGAACTCACCTTGCCTGGTTTTGTACATGACGTATGCTCTGCCATTCATCCTTTAGCAGCAGGATCTCCGTTTTTTCGGACCCTTCCACTGGCAGATTATGGACTGAAATTCCTGCAACCTGAAGTGGCCGCTGCACACCCATTTGACGATGGTACCGCAGCTGTATTAAATCGCTCACTGGATGAGACAGCAAAAGGACTCGGTATAGACGAACATAAATATCATCAACTCATGGACCCGGTAGTGAGGGATTGGCCAGCATTGGCACCTGCGTTACTGGGTCCATTGGCGTTTCCAAAGCATCCCGGTGCTATGGCGCGTTTTGGGCTGAAAGCGTTATTGCCAGCCAAAACCCTAGCGAACAGATTTCAGGGAAAGGCGGCCAGAGGCTTATTTGCCGGAATGGCGGCACATGCTATTCAGCCATTGACCAACCTCACGACAGCGGCTATAGGAATGGTCTTATTGGCCAATGGTCACCTGCAGGGATGGCCTGCACCACAAGGTGGCTCACAAGCCATCGCCGATGCACTGGCAGCTTACTTCGAATCTATTGGCGGCGAGATACAGACAAATACTTATGTACGCTCATTAAATGACCTGCCTCCTGCCCGCACTATATTGTTGGATGTAACACCCAAACAATTACTGGAAATAGCTGGCGACAAAATAAAAGGACTATACAAATACCAATTGCAACGCTACCGCTACGGTATGGGCGTATTCAAAATAGACTGGGCATTGGATGGTCCGATCCCTTTTGTCAATGAACATTGCCGCAAAGCTGGTACCCTGCATCTGGGCAATACACTGGAAGAGATCACTGCCAATGAACAACTCACTTCAAAAGGACATCATCCTGACAACCCTTTTGTACTGCTGGCACAGCAAAGCATCTTCGACCCAACCCGTGCTCCTGAAGGCAAACATACTGCCTGGGCCTATTGCCATGTTCCCCATGGTTCTATAGTAGACATGACTGCGCAGATCGAAAATCAGGTAGAGCGCTTTGCCCCCGGTTTCCGTGATCGCATCATTGGCAGGCATACCATGAACACCCGGCAAATGGAAGACTACAATCCTAACTACATTGGTGGCGATATCAACGGTGGAATATTAGATATTACACAACTATATACAAGACCTGCTATCAGACTCTCTCCCTATAGCACCCCTGCAAAAGGTATTTATGTTTGTTCCTCTGCAACCCCTCCCGGTGGCGGCGTTCACGGCATGTGTGGCTACCACGCTGCAAAGAAATCCCTGAAAGACATCTTTAATATCTATTAA